In Streptomyces longhuiensis, the following proteins share a genomic window:
- a CDS encoding alpha/beta fold hydrolase, whose translation MESRTAPRVALPARTAHRRIDVDGVEVFYRESLPERADAPVLLLLHGFPSASHQFRRLIDALGARYRLIAPDYPGFGHTSAPDGFAYSFDRLAAVTEGFAERLGLTRFALYLFDFGAPVGFRLALRHPERITGLIVQNGNAYAEGLSDAARDFTALTPDTPGAERTIMGLFTEEATRSQYEGGTSDPSLVAPEGWLLDQHFLDLPGRKQAQLALAYDYKSNVAAYPAWQKWLREHRPPTLITWGVNDPFFPEPGARAYLRDVPDAELHLFETGHFALEDHLPQIAPLIADFLDRA comes from the coding sequence ATGGAGTCCCGGACCGCACCCCGCGTCGCCCTTCCCGCCCGAACCGCCCACCGGCGCATCGACGTCGACGGCGTCGAGGTCTTCTACCGGGAGTCCCTTCCGGAGCGCGCCGACGCCCCCGTGCTGCTCCTGCTGCACGGCTTTCCGTCCGCCTCACACCAGTTCCGGCGCCTGATCGACGCCCTGGGCGCGCGCTACCGTCTCATCGCGCCCGACTACCCCGGCTTCGGTCACACATCGGCGCCCGACGGGTTCGCGTACAGCTTCGACCGGCTCGCGGCCGTCACCGAAGGCTTCGCCGAACGCCTGGGCCTGACCCGGTTCGCCCTGTACCTCTTCGACTTCGGCGCGCCCGTCGGGTTCCGACTCGCGCTGCGTCACCCGGAGCGGATCACCGGCCTGATCGTGCAGAACGGCAATGCCTACGCCGAAGGCCTGTCGGACGCGGCGCGTGACTTCACCGCGCTCACCCCGGACACTCCCGGGGCGGAGCGGACCATCATGGGCCTGTTCACCGAAGAGGCCACCCGCTCCCAGTACGAGGGCGGCACCTCAGATCCCTCACTGGTCGCCCCCGAGGGCTGGCTGCTGGACCAGCACTTCCTGGACCTGCCCGGCCGCAAGCAGGCCCAACTCGCCCTGGCCTACGACTACAAGAGCAACGTCGCCGCCTATCCGGCCTGGCAGAAGTGGCTGCGCGAGCACCGGCCGCCGACGCTGATCACCTGGGGCGTCAACGACCCCTTCTTCCCCGAGCCGGGGGCCCGCGCCTATCTGCGCGACGTCCCGGACGCGGAGCTGCACCTCTTCGAGACGGGTCACTTCGCTTTGGAGGACCACCTGCCGCAGATCGCCCCTCTGATCGCCGACTTCCTGGACCGCGCCTGA
- a CDS encoding CGNR zinc finger domain-containing protein has translation MSDGEPLTGEPLALDLVNTRPTGPDGRPADLLDTPRRLAAWLDLEAGRLPGDFGRTTPTADDLAAVHAVRAHIEATLRAVTDGNAPPASALRALTEAQRLAPAVRELAWDGVAVTAVARRTGPLGVRLAAHLAESAAELLTDPGIGKVRQCEAEDCVLLFLPAHPRRRWCSAARCGNRARVARYYHRHKSNTVNG, from the coding sequence ATGAGTGACGGTGAACCGCTGACCGGCGAACCCCTGGCCCTGGACCTCGTCAACACCCGACCGACGGGGCCTGACGGCCGCCCCGCCGACCTGCTCGACACGCCCCGACGCCTGGCTGCCTGGCTGGACCTCGAAGCGGGCCGACTCCCCGGGGACTTCGGCCGCACCACCCCGACCGCGGACGACCTCGCCGCCGTCCACGCCGTGCGCGCCCACATCGAGGCCACCCTCCGCGCGGTGACCGACGGAAACGCACCGCCCGCCTCGGCCCTGCGTGCGCTGACCGAGGCGCAGCGCCTCGCGCCTGCCGTGCGCGAACTGGCCTGGGACGGAGTCGCCGTGACGGCAGTCGCCCGCCGGACCGGACCGCTGGGTGTCCGGCTCGCCGCCCACCTGGCGGAATCCGCCGCCGAACTCCTCACCGACCCCGGGATCGGCAAGGTCAGGCAGTGCGAGGCCGAGGACTGTGTGCTGCTGTTCCTGCCGGCCCACCCCCGCCGCCGCTGGTGCTCGGCCGCCCGCTGCGGCAACCGCGCCCGCGTGGCCCGCTACTACCATCGCCACAAGTCGAACACCGTGAACGGCTAG
- a CDS encoding DUF1348 family protein, with amino-acid sequence MSTRPPLPPFTRETAIEKVRLAEDGWNSRSPQKVALAYSEDSRWRNRAEFITGREAIVEFLSRKWNRELDYRLIKELWAFDGHRIAVRFAYEWHDDSGHWFRSYGNENWEFDDDGLMSTRHASINDLPIEESERKYHWPLGRRPDDHPGLTDLGL; translated from the coding sequence ATGTCCACACGCCCACCTCTCCCTCCCTTCACCCGCGAGACCGCGATCGAGAAGGTGCGCCTAGCCGAGGACGGCTGGAACAGCCGCTCTCCGCAGAAGGTGGCCCTGGCGTACAGCGAGGACTCACGCTGGCGCAATCGCGCCGAGTTCATCACCGGCCGGGAAGCGATCGTGGAGTTCCTGTCGCGCAAGTGGAACCGCGAGCTGGACTACCGCCTCATCAAGGAACTGTGGGCCTTCGACGGCCACCGCATCGCGGTTCGCTTCGCCTACGAATGGCATGACGACTCCGGCCACTGGTTCCGTTCGTACGGCAACGAGAACTGGGAGTTCGACGACGACGGCCTGATGAGCACGCGCCACGCGAGCATCAACGACCTGCCGATCGAGGAGTCCGAGCGCAAGTACCACTGGCCTCTCGGCCGCCGCCCCGACGACCACCCGGGCCTGACCGATCTCGGTCTGTGA
- a CDS encoding nitroreductase/quinone reductase family protein, which yields MAKSYRVGPGTRAVNRVFLTMTRLGIGKGYRHILTVNGRKSGRPYSTPVDVMSAAGERWLVAAYGVSNWVRNARVAGEVGLSRGGRSGKWRVIELGPEESVPVLRQYLREVPVTRAYFDVTPDSADEEFAAEAPRHPVFRLVPFA from the coding sequence ATGGCGAAGTCGTACCGTGTCGGACCCGGGACACGCGCGGTCAACCGGGTGTTCCTGACCATGACCCGGCTGGGGATCGGCAAGGGCTACCGCCACATCCTGACCGTGAACGGCAGGAAGTCGGGCCGCCCGTACTCCACCCCGGTCGACGTGATGTCGGCGGCCGGCGAGCGCTGGCTCGTCGCCGCTTACGGGGTCAGTAACTGGGTACGCAACGCGCGCGTCGCCGGCGAGGTCGGCCTGAGCCGCGGCGGCCGCTCCGGGAAATGGCGCGTGATCGAACTCGGCCCGGAGGAGAGCGTCCCCGTACTGCGCCAGTACCTGCGGGAAGTACCGGTCACCCGGGCCTACTTCGACGTCACACCCGATTCGGCCGACGAGGAGTTCGCCGCCGAGGCGCCACGGCACCCGGTGTTCCGTCTGGTGCCGTTTGCCTGA
- a CDS encoding NUDIX hydrolase family protein has product MSDTTETTPGWLTSDDLELARARMPILYVEAVPVRVDNNGEVTHIGLLLRIGRDGTVSRSFVSGRVLHHERVRDALLRHLEKDLGPVALPRVPASLQPFTVAEYFPTLGVTPFHDPRQHAVSLAYIVPVTGDCRPRQDALDLVWFTPEEASSQVVQNEMPGGHGVLLKQALAYVGALS; this is encoded by the coding sequence ATGTCTGATACGACCGAGACCACGCCCGGCTGGCTCACCTCCGACGATCTCGAGCTGGCGCGCGCACGCATGCCGATCCTGTACGTCGAGGCCGTACCGGTGCGAGTCGACAACAATGGTGAAGTCACCCACATCGGACTGCTGTTGCGCATCGGGCGGGACGGGACGGTCAGCCGCTCCTTCGTCTCCGGCCGGGTGCTGCACCACGAACGCGTCCGCGACGCGCTGCTGCGTCATCTGGAGAAGGACCTCGGCCCGGTCGCCCTGCCACGCGTACCGGCGTCCCTGCAGCCTTTCACTGTCGCCGAGTACTTCCCGACGCTCGGCGTCACGCCGTTCCACGACCCGCGCCAGCATGCCGTGTCCCTCGCGTACATCGTCCCCGTGACGGGTGACTGCCGGCCTCGGCAGGACGCGCTCGACCTGGTCTGGTTCACCCCGGAGGAGGCTTCGTCGCAGGTGGTCCAGAACGAGATGCCGGGTGGACACGGCGTCCTGCTGAAGCAGGCCCTCGCGTACGTGGGGGCCCTTTCCTGA
- a CDS encoding DUF1330 domain-containing protein has protein sequence MSAYGFAHLRSRQHHADIIEYLERIQATLDPFEGRFVIHGPPAEVVEGSWPGSMVLIEFPGLAEARAWYNSPAYQDILRLRTDHIEGDLVLIEGVGPDYDPTERAAKLRAEAGRSGV, from the coding sequence GTGTCCGCCTATGGCTTCGCGCATCTTCGCAGCCGCCAGCATCACGCCGACATCATCGAGTACCTGGAGCGCATCCAGGCGACGCTCGACCCCTTCGAGGGCCGCTTCGTCATCCACGGCCCGCCCGCGGAAGTGGTCGAGGGGAGCTGGCCCGGCAGCATGGTGCTGATCGAGTTCCCCGGCCTCGCCGAGGCGCGTGCCTGGTACAACTCGCCCGCGTACCAGGATATTCTGCGGCTGCGGACCGACCACATCGAGGGGGATCTGGTGCTGATCGAGGGCGTCGGACCCGACTACGACCCGACCGAGCGGGCCGCGAAGCTGCGTGCGGAGGCGGGGCGCTCGGGCGTGTAG
- a CDS encoding PPOX class F420-dependent oxidoreductase, with protein sequence MTDTSFNPRTLLAQSRLGVLATIKSDGLPQLSPVMPFYDEEAGLLHVSMTEGRAKTANLRRDPRAALEVTSADGRSWATAEGPVTLVGPGTDPNGPEVEALVNYYRAASGEHPDWDEYRSVMVSDRRVLMTMTVKRVYGSQAG encoded by the coding sequence ATGACCGACACTTCGTTCAACCCGCGCACGCTCCTCGCCCAGAGCCGACTCGGTGTTCTCGCCACGATCAAGTCGGACGGCCTGCCTCAGCTTTCCCCCGTCATGCCCTTCTACGACGAAGAGGCCGGCCTGCTTCACGTCTCGATGACCGAGGGGCGGGCGAAGACGGCGAATCTGCGCCGCGACCCGCGCGCCGCTCTGGAGGTCACCAGCGCCGACGGCCGGTCATGGGCCACGGCCGAGGGCCCGGTGACGCTCGTCGGACCGGGAACCGACCCGAACGGCCCCGAGGTCGAGGCCCTCGTCAACTATTACCGCGCCGCCTCCGGTGAGCATCCCGACTGGGACGAGTACCGGTCGGTGATGGTGTCGGACCGCAGGGTGCTCATGACGATGACAGTCAAGCGCGTGTACGGGTCCCAGGCGGGCTGA